The window CTGTTGAACATAGTTATTGTTATCAAATTGGCAATTGTtggatttcaaacaaatttccacAGCCTCTAAAATGCATTCTGTGGATGGTATTTTGACAGATCTTGCATCTAATGCACTTTTAACTGCAGTAACCCCCAATTCGTTGCCAATATTGGGAAACATTGCAACAACATCCCATGAAACTAACAAAGTACCGGTTGGAAAAGGCCCTAATTGATTAACTTCGTGAATCTTATTGATAAGATGCGTAGTATCTTTGATAAAAGAAGGCAAACTTTCTGCTAAAGGTTTCAAATAATATTCAGTAAAAGCAGATAACTTTTCAACAGCTGTCCCGCAACAAGAAGTAATAAGGCGGAGCGGGTTTCCGGCTTTGTGGGTTTTGACATTGCCAAAAGCTGTTCCAGGTCTCGGCCGAGTGTTGGTAACCCAATCAGTGATTTCATCTGTTATTTGACCTTCCCTGCGCCACTTGCTACTCCAATCTTTAACtaattttaaatgcttttgtgTAGGATCTTCTGGCAGCTTGGCATAGTGCAACGTGTTATCTAATTGACtggacattttttctgcgttttCTTTTTGGTCTAATAAACCGCTTTTTGTGAAGCGCTGTAGTGAATACAAAAGCTACctcaaacaacaaaattacaaTGGGAATCTGGTGGACAAACAGTTTGAGAAGGCCATGCAATTGGAGAGATCAGATGTtctcaagccaaaaacaaaaactaagaaaaaaacctttccctTAGTGGTCGATTACAACCCGAGGCTACCCAATATTTCGTTGATCATTAAAAAACATCTTCACTTGCTCGAATCCAACCAAGTAGTAAGGGaaatttttcctgccaaatccGTCATTCCAGCATACCGtagaacaaagaatttgaaggaCATTCTTGCACcctccaaattcaaaagaagtcGAAACCATGACCCAGGCTGAAAATTGCGGATGTCttaaatgcaacaaaagatgtgatctctgttgtaattatttgttggaagctggtgaattttcaagttttgcaaCTGGCCGGTCgtatcaaatcaaacaaaaccttGGATGCAATTCGACTGGAATTATTTACTTAGCCTCCTGAAACGAATGCAAAGTGCAGTATGTTAGTTCGACTTCCAATGCATTTAATTTCAGGTTCAGAAACCACAAATCtaacatgaaaagaaacaaaaaatcgtgcgagcttgccattcatttcaataaatttcctcacaacctttcggacttcaatttcattgtcattgagaagatAATGAACACTGACGGGGATTTAGATAACACTTTATTAAAGCGGGAGGGTTATTGGGCGGCACAATTGCGCACACTGCAGCCTTTTAGCCTCAATAAGCGCTGTGAATTCCGTTCAAAAAGAcggatcaatttcaatgttccaaaaaaagcttttttgttgCCATTATAGTCCCATCTAATTTGTAGtcggtattacataaatagattgaatcacttgcataactctagattttattattacatcattacttttgttttagtgatcaagctttagttttggcttgtattgtaccatacaatttactacttaattgtatTCCATTACGACagccattgttagtctttcagagactatatagtctccactgctgtaataattaggccattttatccttggatttttaacttgtactctatttaaaaaaaaaattaactgacgaaggccgaagggccgaaacgtatTTATTACATTTCCTGggccttcgagaagttttgtcttcctctccagtttatatgcaactttataAACTGGCTGTGTTGCCAttatggttgtcctggtggtgtagtggtgatcacacccgactagtaatggggggacgtgggttcaaatcccgctcagggcaaattttctttcaaacatttattcagttaaaaatatgattatttggggtgtgcattgtcagggtttctctcctacactctctctaaaattaaaattagcctgtatccttctaggatccttccttgtcatccgctaagttgactacggtcgtgcatcattaacttgatccttagttgggtttcaagtgaagttataggctcccctaccttgtcaccttgaaagaaaattttccgggaggcccacgccttaaccacgtaaatcacctcttcgatggctgtgttgccagcatggttgtcctggtgatgtagtggtgatcacacccgactagtaatggggggacgtgggttcaaatcccgctcagggcaaattttctttcaaacatttattcagttaaaaatatgattatttggggtgtgcattgtcagggtttctctcctacactctctctctctctctctctctctctctctctctctctctctctctctctctctctctctctctctctctctctctctctctctctctctctctctctctctctctctctctctatatatatatatatatatatatataattggtAATGCAAGATGGAGgttatttggtcatttaatcgctactctgagtttcatgaagttttgtcttcctctccagtttatatgcaactttatggggtggctttataagcttaacctccatcccagacatcagcactgcactgatgaggcccagaaggccgagacagtactgtctgcagggttatatatatatatatatatatatatataatatataatatagttcaatgaatgggactagtcgtttgacatttgcctacaggcctgtttcgtggaggctttaggcttccactcttcagggcttttttaattaaactgtgtgtTGCCTGCAGTATTTATAAATGGTCATCTTTCCACATACGTGCGTGCAAAAAATTCACGAGGTCATTAGTGTAAGTGTCCACAAACTCGCTATCACAAGCGTTCACAAGATCGCTATCATAAGCATTTACAAGATCGTTCGTGCGTAGCGTAACTTAAATGCTTGTTATCACACTATccgttctttataagaaattttcttgcgtgcTATCCGTTCTTTATAAGAGATTTTCTTGCGTGCCTACATGTGCTAATCAATTCTGATCTTTTGTTCAGGGATGCAAGATCGCTGTGACAGATGATAAAGAACTTTTCTAAGTTACACAgattgcatgtttttgttacGTTCGTGTACGCTCTCGCCTTTCCCAGAATCTTCCATGTTACTTGATAGTTAGCTCCTTCTTCCTTTAAATGCCATATGTGTTTACTCAGCTCGGTTTGATTCCGTTGCGTTTCCTTGATAAATGATTGCTTGTGATTTGCGAGTCTGGCCTTGAAAGTGGTGTCAGTGAGCCCTACGTATGTTTGTACGCTTTCGTTGTTGCCCGATGTGACGGTTGCTTGGTAAACGATACCCTTGGCTAGGCACTGATTATCTAAAGGGCACTCTGCCTTCTTTCTACAATTGCATAGGTTTTGGCTGGGGTCTTCTGTGTTGGCTTTATCAGATTCTTGTTGTGCGCGCTAATGATTGATTTCACGTTGGCACTGCAGCTGTATGACAGCTTAAGGGTGTTGCGATTGAATATGGCGTGCAGGACGTGGCGCCTAGGGAAACATTCCCTCACGATTTTCAGAAACTCTCTTCCTAGGTTGGTTTTTACTCTGGCGTCAAATGGAGGgttgaaccaggtgatgtttctagtTCGTTTTCGCCGTCTTTTATTTCTTCGATCTTTCGGGGCGAAGTGTAGCTTGTACTCGTAGCCACTTTTTTCCAGGGCCGCTTGGTACGGTGGAGCTGCATTGTTGAATTCCCTCTCATCGGATGATATGTCTGACAGCCTTTGGTTTATGCTTTCTGGGATACGTTTCAGTATTTCGGGCGGGTGGTTACTCTTTGCGTGGACGTGGCTAGACCTCTCAGATAGAATCGACATAATGGCCAAGCGCGACGCTTTCATAACCTTAAAAGACCATAAGCCAAACTTCACCAACTCCCCGACATGCCGATTAATCAGCCCAACGAAATCAGAAATCGGACGCATTAGTaaacaaattcttcaaaagATCGTGAAAAACGTAGCTACTGCGACAAAGGTCAACCTTTGGAGAAACACGCAATCAGTACTGGAATGGTTCAACGGAGTTAAGGAGAagcaaacagcacaattcatATGCTTCGATATCGTGGACTTTTATCCATCAATCACCGAAAAGCTCCTAGCCGAAGCGATTGAGTTCGCCGCGAACTACACGAACATTCCACCAGaggaaataaacataattacGCATGCAAAACAAAACCTGCTTTACAGCGGAGAATCCCCTTGGGTAAAGAAAAATGCAATGAACGAGTGCATATCTTTGTCCTGGATGTTAGTGAACCAATATAAGACTGCCTTGgtatttttccattggttgagctTCAGGTGGTTAGCAAGTTTGGCATTAATGCGGTCAAGGAGTTGTTTACTGATTCTGCCGATCTCAGTCTTAGCCGGGTTGATAAGGCGGCATGTGGGGTTGTTGGCGAAGTTAGGCTTGTGGTCTTTAAGAGTTACGAAGGCTTCGCGTTTTGCAGTGACGTTAATTCTGTCATTTAGATGCATTTTTTTAGCGATGGTTTTGGTCTCTAGCTCGATGGAATTCGTGGTGTCGAGGGTCACTTTCTTGTAGGTCTTAGTGATGTTTTTTTGAAGCAGATCATTGTAAGAAGCCGTGTCCATTTTATAGAAGTTTGATGTCTTGTCCGCGGTACTAGGAGTGTGTGTTAGATTTCATGATGTTGTTGCAAATGTCTGAGAAAAGCTTTTGCTGGAATGCACACTTTACCTTCCGGAATTTGATGGTCTCGATCATGTTAAGGAGTCTCTTCTCAAATTTAAGCATCGCAGCTACTTGTGGAGGTGATTTACGGGAGGAAAATCCAAATGTTTCTTTGCGACAGCCGTCCGCGTTAGGGTTAAAGTAGAAAAACGCCTTCCATCTCATGCGTTTGCAGAGGTGCTCGGTCTTTTCAATCAGTTTACGTTTGTAATCATTCTCAGATGGTAAGGGTATATCTTTGGTGGAGTTGTCAAACCTTGTCGATTCCATAACAGTCGGTGCATAGAGTGCTCAACGTCAAGGAGCTTCAatgtatcatttcatttgtAGTAGAACCAGAGCGTTAATATgatccaggtgatgtgatcaacaaaagggatgacttggcattttattactaactagtttcgtaccgcacaacaagtgcggcactcctcagataaaatagccaaatgaaaagttcgttACAACGCTTGCTGATGATAGATGCACTTACGCTCGCGCAATTTGGGTTTTAACAGCTCGCGGAATTCATTTGCTAGCGCGCGGCAATTGTGGGCTTAAAGTTCTTTAGGAGAAAAATTTGTTAGCGTGCCTACAGGAAGTTACCAGCTCATTACGCTTGTTCAAGGTCGCCAGTTCAGGtctacaaatgataaaatatttctcccaTAGGCACAAATTACATCGGTTCGAGACAGGGTTGTAAGGAgaggtttgtttcaaaattttccaggtgATCTTGAATTTCAATCTTTCTTCCTTCAAACACCAAACATGCTTACTGAGCTCTGTACTGAATCTCTTGTCGGGGTTGTTGAAAGAAGATTTGTGATTAGCAAATCTTGTTTTTAAAAGAGTTCTCAGTGAGTCCAACATAAGTTTGGGCTGGCCTGTTATCCTCAGTTGTCACTGCCCGCGGACAAGACATCAAACTTCTATAAAATGGACACGGCTTCTTACAATGATCTGCTTCAAAAAACATCACTAAGACCTACAAGAAAGTGACCCTCGACACCACGAATTCCATCGAGCTAGAGACCAAACCATCGCTAAAAAAATGCATCTAGATGACAGAATTAACGTCACTGCAAAACGCGAAGCCTTCGTAACTCTTAAAGACCACAAGCCTAACTTCGCCAACAACCCCACATGCCGCCTTATCAACCCGGCTAAGACTGAGATCGGCAGAATCAGTAAACAACTCCTTGACCGCATTAATGCCAAACTTGCTAACCACCTGAagctcaaccaatggaaaaatacCAAGGCAGTGTTATATTGGTTCACTAACATCCAGGACAAAGATATGCACTCGTTCATTGCATTTGACGTAGTAGAGTTCTACCCATCGATCTCTATTGAATTGCTAAGTGAAGCCCTACAATTTGCATCTGAATATGTCACCATAACCGACAACGAACGGCATATTATTCTTCAAGCAAAGAGTTCTATTCTCTACAGTTATGGTGAACCATGGGGTAAAAAAACCTCATCTAATCTTTTTGACGTCACTATGGGGAGCTACGACGGTGCTGAATCTTGCGAGCTTGTTGGTACTTATCTCCTCTTCAAAATCAAAGAGAAGTTTGGCAGTACATGCGATTTTGGCTTATACAGAGATGACGGCCTCGGCATATCCAAAGCACCACCACGGCAAACCGAGCTCATCAAAAAAGATCTGTGCGGTATTTTCAGAAATTACGGCTTGAATATTACAATCGAGGCTAATAAAAAAACCGTAAATTTTCTAGATGTCACCCTCAACCTGTCTAATGGGAAATACATGGCCTACACCAAACCCGGAAACATCCCTCTCTACGTCAACAAGAATCAAATCATCCACCTCGCATTATCGAAAACATTCCGAAATCCATCAACAAACGTTTGTCCGAAATCTCAATTGATGAACATTCGTTTAACGAAGCGGCACCTCTTTATCAGAAAGCCCTCGATGACAGCGGATACAATCACCGGCTCGCATTCACACCAAGAATTACACAGTCTTCGAGCTCCTCCAGAAGGAACCGCCACAGGAACATCATTTGGTACAACCCACCTTTTAGCAAGAACGTGGCTACAAACGTTGGACGAACGTTCCTTAAGATCCTCGACGAAGAGTTCCCTGAAAGTCATGTGTTacacaaaatcttcaaccgcaacACAGTAAAGATCAGCTACTGTTGCATGCCCAACCTCAAGCAGAAGATCGATGGTAACAATAAATCAACGTTACTGAAAACATCTGCACCACCAGTTTTGAAAGCATGCAACTGCCGAATACCAGCAGACTGCCCTATGGCCGGACATTGCCTTACATCATCCGTGGTTTACCAAGCTACAGTGACAACTGAGGATAACAGGCCAGCCCAAACTTATGTTGGACTCACTGAGAActcttttaaaacaagatttGCTAATCACAAATCTTCTTTCAACAACCCCGACAAGAGATTCAGTACAGAGCTCAGTAAGCATGTTTGGTGTTTGAAGGAAGAAAGATTGAAATTCAAGATcacctggaaaattttgaaacaaacctcTCCTTACAACCCTGTCTCGAACCGATGTAATTTGTGCCTAtgggagaaatattttatcatttgtagaCCTGAACTGGCGACCTTGAACAAGCGTAATGAGCTGGCAACTTCCTGTAGGCACGCTAACAAATTTCTCCTAAAGAACTTTAAGCCCACAATTGCCGCGCGCTAGCAAATGAATTCCGCGAGCTGTTAAAACCCAAATTGCGCGAGCGTAAGTGCATCTATCATCAGCAAGCGTTGTaacgaacttttcatttggctattttatctgaggagtgccgcacttgttgtgcggtacgaaactagttagtaataaaatgccaagtcatcccttttgttgatcacatcacctggatcATATTAACGCTCTGGTTCTACTATTGAGCACTCTATCAGCAGACGTgcaacaaatgaaatgatatatatatatatatatatatatatatatatatatagggagtctgtaagtcgattttctcgtggaacagtgctcaatacgttgaagcagagcggaataaatattttaagaggaaaaaaggacgcaactatatttcccgacaagcctgtttcgtgaatcgcttcactcttcttcttcattaaacccctgaagagtgaagcgattcacgaaacaggcttgtcgggaaatgtagttgcgtccttttttcctcttaaaatattatatatatatatatatatatgtatatatatatatatatatatatatatatattatatatatatatatatatatgaattagaaaaacatttgacaataataataaaaccaaaaaaatagcGACAGaacttttcttaaaaaaaagttaaacaaaacgTTTCTCACGTATGAAGTCCACTTGGATGATTGACAATTGACGGTTTGGCTTCTTTAGGTTTGCGATCTTGTTCTAATTTCTTGCTTACAAAAACTGGCTGCAAAGTAGGGCCAATCCATTAGTTGAAACTTGATCTTTGAATGGTAGACTAATTCTGACTATGTCAACCTCTTCAGTATTCAGTAAGCATAACGGAGAGAAATACTGACGAGAGCAACATAGTCACAACCTCATTGaaaagctctgggaacgaggttgaaagtCAGAATTAGTCTACCATAAAAAGATCAAGTTAATTTCAGTTAGATCCCAAGCCTAAAGAAGTCAAACCATCAATTGTCAATCAGCAATGTGTTGTTTatcattttttattatatagatactgatgaaataccagcatttctccttttactaaaaaaatcatatcttcaccgagCGCCGTGAAgatactatttttatctttcacgtgTGAGGATATTGGTGTGGCCATGGTTACCAACATGATTACCCAATTACAATAGAGCTTCTCGCTCAGGCGCGCGGTCGGTTCAATTGAAATTTCATTCACAAAATGGCCTGGAAGTGCGAAGACGATAGAGTTACCGGTGACTTTCTCGATGAGCTGCCAAATTTTCACATCGATATTTTTTCCGAGCTTGAAGAACATCCAGGAAGATTTGCCGAGGTCTCGGAAagtgatgttgaaaaattcattGAGGGGGAAGAAAATGCCAGCACTAAAAGAAAGACCTTCTGCGACttaaaattagtcaaaaaatttCTGGTAAAAGAGCGCCACGAAATCAGAGAAATAGAGAAGATTCCTCCAACTGAATTAGACGGCTACTTGAGCCAGTTTGTTTTAGCTGCAAGGACCAAGACTGGAAAAGACTATGAACCGTCATCGCTCCGCGGAATTTTGGCAAGTGTTGAACGCCATTTGAGTCGCTACAGTTACGGCAAAACCATCTTCAAAGacagtgattttaaaaaaacaagagaCGCGCTGAAGGCAAAACAAAAGGAACTCAAGCGGCATGGACTCGGAAACAGACCAAAAGCCACAACGGCTCTTACGGACGACGAAATTGAGATTCTATTTGACAAAAAGTTGCTTGGATTAAGTTCACCGCAAGCTCTATTAAATATGGTGTGGCTAAACAGCATGATTTACTTTGGCCTTCACGGATGtaaggaacaaaaagaactCCGATGGGGAGACGCCATTTTAAAAACTGACAGTGATGATAAAGAATATCTCGAGTACTTGAACGCCAAACAAAGACTCGAACAGGAGAGGATCCACGGAATCAAAGGCCGATCAAGCCGCGAATGTATGCCAACAATGATACCATTTCTGTAGATCGTGATCCGGTGCACGTTTACAAGATGTACAAAGAAAAACGACCACCATCCATGCTAGAACCGGATTCAAGTTTCCATTTGTCTGTAAAGCAGAAACTCATGCATCAGTGGAAGGAAAAAACTGGTTCAAAGCACAACCAATGGGAGTAAACAAGTTAAACAATGTCATGAAAGACATGACACAAGCGGCGGGAATTTAAGGCAAAACAAACCACAGTGGTAGAAAAACTTTAGTTCAAAAACTCCAGTACAGTGGAGTTCCTCCAAAGCAGATAATTCAAATAACGGGGCATAAAAACGTACGGTCAGTTAACAATTACAGTTCTCTTCGAGAAAAGCAAATGGAAAGTATTTCACGTATTCTTTTCTCGACAACCAAAGCCGCTACCAACGTCGCACAGACCGAAAACAACTTGACAGCGCAACCCCTGGCAGAGCATCGAATCGCTTCAACGTCTACCGCTTCAATGAGAATAGGCTCCAAACGATGTTTCGCGGAAATTACACAACTGGAGGCGTCTTTAACATTAACTTAGCTCCCGCAAAAAATGAAGTGAAGAGTCCAGAAGTTGACCCGAAGCGTAAGAAAAGGCGACTCATTATTGAAAGTGACAGTAGCCAAGAATCCACAACATGATACTATTGTAAGAGACGCTTTTGCGCATGCTGTTATagaatttttctcttctttattAAAATCTTTTATGTGgaaatttcatcagtatctatacaataaacagaacattacatggccgctaggggatacgaattttatcttctcgatactttcagcactcgaagataaaattcgtatttccgcgcggccatgtaatatcctctatgtatgtgatctgtgcgatgctaCACAGCGCGACACCTTTTTCAACGTGTTGTTGAACACAAAAATTCGGCAATCGGCGAGCTTTTTTATGAAGCGCATGGTAGGAGCGATCTTCTGAATGAGAGCCATTTCAAGATTATGAGAAAGTGCCAAggcaaatttgactgcttaagcCGCGTCcaaatgcactggatttgtccactgtacaagctctc of the Montipora capricornis isolate CH-2021 chromosome 7, ASM3666992v2, whole genome shotgun sequence genome contains:
- the LOC138055651 gene encoding uncharacterized protein, which gives rise to MSSQLDNTLHYAKLPEDPTQKHLKLVKDWSSKWRREGQITDEITDWVTNTRPRPGTAFGNVKTHKAGNPLRLITSCCGTAVEKLSAFTEYYLKPLAESLPSFIKDTTHLINKIHEVNQLGPFPTGTLLVSWDVVAMFPNIGNELGVTAVKSALDARSVKIPSTECILEAVEICLKSNNCQFDNNNYVQQHGTAMVPKNACSYADLAIGVIDHKAKFEGTIKPMLWLRYRDDIFDLWTQGVDTGC
- the LOC138055652 gene encoding uncharacterized protein, with the protein product MAWKCEDDRVTGDFLDELPNFHIDIFSELEEHPGRFAEVSESDVEKFIEGEENASTKRKTFCDLKLVKKFLVKERHEIREIEKIPPTELDGYLSQFVLAARTKTGKDYEPSSLRGILASVERHLSRYSYGKTIFKDSDFKKTRDALKAKQKELKRHGLGNRPKATTALTDDEIEILFDKKLLGLSSPQALLNMVWLNSMIYFGLHGCKEQKELRWGDAILKTDSDDKEYLEYLNAKQRLEQERIHGIKGRSSRECMPTMIPFL